The following proteins are encoded in a genomic region of Micropterus dolomieu isolate WLL.071019.BEF.003 ecotype Adirondacks linkage group LG04, ASM2129224v1, whole genome shotgun sequence:
- the LOC123969431 gene encoding bromodomain-containing protein 4-like isoform X2 — protein MGDGLEAGSSHNPPSAPAPLPFNPPPPETWNPSRPKRQTNQLQFLLKEVLKTLWKHHFAWPFQAPVDAIKLGLPDYYKIIKIPMDMGTIKKRLENNYYWNAQECIQDFNTMFTNCYIYNKPGDDIVLMAEALEKVFLHKITEMPQEETEIAVVTKGRRGGRREPALITKSDSGQDSSSPSTTPHTRGFSSPATTPQTRTIPAPQGPPTLTQSLPQAQPLSLPLALPLALPLAQSQPPRVPPTPTSHTPHLGPLFPLSTPDVLAQGMTSVPLPAQTHPGLHPAPMLQSSPALIKQRKSQKRKADTTTPTANDQLSESSPVSAETRPRRESSRPSKQPKKDALQPDSQHHLGGGLETGGTGTQKRQEQLRSCARLVREMLSKKHVAYAWPFYKPVDVKALGLHDYHDIIKHPMDLSTIKKKLDNRQYRDAQEFAADVRLMFSNCYKYNPPDHDVVGMARKLQDVFEMRFAKMPDEPEEPVSVPTPSSALHPAPSTRQAPPPSAVSEDDSSSSSESESSGGDSEQERQQRLAELQEQLKAVHEQLAALSQPQAIKPKKKEREKKEKKKEKHKKKMGAEEPVETPPSVMLQTSKKNKSSKEPIIAKKERKKPGKKEGVKNSRPAVPPQPGPTPLVPSASLEAEDDMDEFGGVSTDKCKPMSYEEKRQLSLDINKLPGDKLGRVVHIIQTREPSLKNSNPDEIEIDFETLKPSTLRELEKYVSSCLKKKKKLSEKPLETTNVTKMKTGSSSSDSSDSSDSEDSENGLVPKQQKKTSTNKDTKRLHHQSINSGLGPVASQPQIQPQSQPQVVQSKPSFVSPPPITVSVPSLDSSQLLASGFDPLAHFMNPHLTQSNTEPNPTITTAGVSVVSGLLNANTPTVQAHTETHPFLNQHPIIPSPAIHNALPQQPSRPSNRAAPLPPKIPQPPPSSLPSLPPSPSPQLQPSLPLPVPEPVARPRVPSPPSHGILGTLSAQPPQALLEDDEEMTPNSSDIIPLSQVHTLLQSLQARPTPQPLHAHTHSPTQGASQMVPSMHTQAVATSIPALTQRHSSGHAHMRQPFPHPHMSTSQQQKGVALQQKVQQMQQHQQQPSPRSKAEPFSTGCLHESPSPLMMHSPQMPPFHTMGQQSPPQTKKHEQRSNMVSVKKEKPSLSPVLPPSPFSPAMRQDTHKSDTKHRSDLKSLDGSRPGSRLPDSPAPPCSQQDSKIKQEPKTPIAAKKTQDVKLKNMGSWASLAQRSQSTPASSVRSSSDSFEQFRRAAREKEERERQLKAQAEQARREQEKLRRDDDDTMEHTRRAQEDARRRQEQQSPLAPTPPASTPPTHSPQAPPTQPQAPPPSSTPAQNALDQREMARRREQERRRREAMADTIDINFQSDLMAIFEENLF, from the exons ATGGGAGACGGACTGGAGGCAGGCAGCAGCCATAACCCTCCCTCGGCCCCAGCGCCTCTCCCCTTCAACCCTCCACCCCCTGAAACATGGAACCCCTCCAGACCCAAACGACAGACCAACCAGCTACAg TTCCTGCTTAAAGAGGTGTTGAAGACGTTATGGAAACATCACTTTGCATGGCCCTTCCAAGCTCCTGTAGATGCCATCAAACTCGGTTTGCCT GACTACTATAAGATCATCAAGATCCCTATGGACATGGGCACGATAAAAAAACGTCTGGAGAACAACTATTACTGGAATGCCCAGGAGTGTATCCAAGACTTCAACACAATGTTCACAAACTGCTACATCTACAACAAG ccTGGGGATGATATTGTCCTAATGGCAGAAGCTTTGGAAAAGGTATTTCTCCACAAGATCACAGAGATGCCGCAGGAAGAGACTGAGATTGCTGTTGTCACCAAGGGACGCCGAGGGGGCAGACGGGAGCCAG CTCTGATCACCAAGTCAGATTCAGGCCAAGACTCATCGTCCCCCTCCACCACCCCACACACACGAGGCTTCTCATCCCCTGCAACCACCCCGCAGACCCGTACGATACCCGCCCCTCAAGGCCCTCCCACCCTAACCCAGTCTCTGCCCCAGGCCCAGCCTCTGTCCCTGCCCCTGGCCCTGCCCCTGGCCCTTCCCCTGGCCCAATCTCAACCCCCCCGCGTGCCTCCTACACCCACCTCCCACACACCCCATTTGGGACCTCTGTTCCCCCTCTCAACACCCGACGTCTTGGCCCAGGGCATGACCTCTGTTCCCCTTCCAGCCCAGACACACCCGGGCCTCCATCCTGCCCCGATGCTGCAGAGCTCCCCTGCCCTCATCAAG CAAAGGAAGAGCCAGAAGAGGAAAGCAGACACCACCACACCCACAGCCAACGACCAGCTCAGTGAATCATCGCCTGTCTCTGCTGAGACTCGGCCACGGCGAGAGAGCAGTCGCCCATCTAAGCAACCCAAAAAAGACGCATTGCAGCCTGACTCTCAGCACCACCTGGGAGGCGGTTTGGAGACTGGAGGGACGGGTACACAGAAGCGTCAGGAACAGTTGCGTTCCTGCGCACGCCTCGTCAGAGAGATGCTGTCTAAGAAACATGTAGCATATGCCTGGCCCTTCTACAAGCCTGTTGATGTAAAAGCTCTTGGCCTGCACGACTACCACGACATCATCAAGCACCCCATGGATCTCAGCACCATCAAG AAAAAGCTGGACAACAGACAATACAGAGACGCACAAGAATTTGCAGCGGACGTCCGGTTGATGTTCTCCAACTGTTATAAGTACAATCCCCCAGACCATGATGTGGTTGGCATGGCACGCAAATTACAG GACGTGTTTGAGATGCGTTTTGCCAAAATGCCTGATGAGCCAGAGGAGCCCGTCTCTGTTCCCACCCCATCATCGGCCCTCCACCCTGCCCCCTCCACTCGACAAGCCCCGCCTCCTTCTGCTGTCTCGGAAGACGATAGCTCCAGTTCCTCTGAATCGGAGTCCTCTGGAGGAGACTCAGAACAAGAAAGGCAACAGCGATTGGCTGAGTTACAGGAACAG CTTAAAGCTGTCCATGAACAGCTAGCAGCACTTTCCCAGCCCCAGGCCATCAAGCCcaagaagaaagagagggagaagaaggagaagaagaaagaaaagcacaAGAAGAAGATGGGAGCAGAGGAACCTGTGGAGACACCTCCCTCTGTGATGCTTCAGACTTCTAAGAAAAACAAGAGCAGCAAGGAACCAATCATTGcaaagaaggaaaggaaaaagcCTGG TAAGAAAGAAGGAGTTAAAAATAGCCGCCCAGCTGTGCCCCCGCAGCCTGGGCCAACCCCTCTGGTCCCCTCTGCCTCTCTTGAAGCAGAGGATGACATGG ATGAATTCGGGGGGGTTTCCACCGATAAGTGCAAGCCAATGTCATACGAGGAGAAGCGCCAGCTGAGCCTGGACATCAACAAGTTGCCTGGTGACAAACTGGGCCGTGTCGTGCACATAATCCAAACACGTGAACCTTCGCTGAAAAACTCCAACCCGGATGAGATCGAGATTGACTTTGAGACACTGAAACCCTCCACgctgagagagctggagaagTATGTCTCCAGCTGcctcaagaagaagaaaaagctgTCAG AGAAGCCTCTGGAAACCACAAATGTGACAAAGATGAAGACAGGATCCTCATCTTCAGACAGCAGCGACTCCTCTGATAGTGAAGACTCTGAGAATG GGCTGGTTCccaagcagcagaagaagaccTCGACCAACAAAGACACCAAGAGGCTGCACCACCAGTCCATCAATAGCGGACTGGGTCCAGTCGCTTCCCAGCCTCAGATTCAGCCTCAGAGTCAGCCTCAAGTGGTCCAGTCCAAACCATCATTTGTCTCCCCTCCACCTATAACCGTGTCTGTCCCGTCTCTGGACTCCTCCCAGCTGTTGGCCTCTGGATTTGATCCTCTGGCTCACTTTATGAACCCTCACCTGACGCAGTCGAATACAGAGCCCAATCCAACCATTACTACTGCCGGTGTCTCTGTTGTGTCTGGCCTCCTCAATGCAAACACGCCGACTGTCCAGGCGCACACTGAGACGCACCCTTTCTTAAACCAGCATCCCATCATACCTTCACCAG CGATCCACAATGCTCTTCCCCAGCAACCATCAAGACCTAGCAACAGAGCAGCGCCACTTCCTCCAAAAATCCCACAGCCTCCCCCGTCCTCACTCCCCTCCCTACCTCCATCCCCCTCACCCCAGCTTCAGCCCTCACTTCCACTCCCTGTACCCGAGCCCGTCGCCCGCCCCCGCGTCCCTTCACCCCCATCGCATGGCATCTTGGGTACCCTCTCGGCACAACCTCCCCAAGCCCTCCTAGAGGACGACGAAGAGATGACGCCCAACAGCTCTGACATCATTCCCCTCAGTCAAGTTCACACCTTGTTGCAGTCGCTCCAGGCTCGACCCACCCCGCAGCCGctacatgcgcacacacattcaccgACGCAGGGCGCCTCTCAGATGGTTCCATCGATGCACACGCAGGCTGTGGCAACGTCCATCCCTGCCCTGACACAGAGGCACAGCTCAGGCCATGCGCATATGCGGCAGCCGTTCCCACACCCGCACATGTCAACATCGCAGCAGCAGAAGGGGGTGGCCCTGCAGCAGAAGGTACAACAGATGCAGCAACATCAACAGCAGCCATCACCACGCAGCAAAGCAGAGCCTTTCTCAACAG GTTGTCTGCATGAGAGCCCTTCTCCCCTGATGATGCATTCTCCACAGATGCCTCCGTTCCATACAATGGGACAGCAGTCACCCCCACAGACCAAGAAACAT GAGCAGAGATCCAACATGGTGTCGGTCAAAAAAGAGAAGCCTTCACTGTCGCCAGTTCTGCCCCCCTCGCCCTTCAGCCCGGCCATGCgtcaagacacacacaaatctgaCACCAAACACA GATCAGATCTGAAGTCATTGGATGGTTCTCGCCCTGGTTCCCGCCTCCCAGACTCCCCAGCACCACCCTGCTCCCAGCAAGACAGCAAAATTAAGCAAGAGCCCAAGACTCCTATCGCTGCCAAGAAGACTCAg GATGTGAAGTTAAAGAACATGGGTTCTTGGGCTAGCCTGGCTCAGAGGTCCCAGTCCACGCCAGCCTCCTCTGTGCGCTCCTCCAGCGACAGCTTCGAGCAGTTCAGAAGGGCCGCCAGGGAGAAGGAGGAGCGAGAGAGACAGCTGAAAGCACAGGCTGAACAGGCCAGGAGAGAGCAGGAAAAGCTACG ccGTGATGACGACGACACCATGGAACACACTCGTCGAGCGCAAGAAGATGCCCGCCGTCGCCAGGAGCAACAGTCACCGCTTGCTCCCACACCCCCAGCTTCCACCCCGCCCACTCACTCCCCACAGGCCCCACCCACACAGCCACAAGCCCCACCCCCATCCTCCACACCTGCACAGAATGCTCTCGACCAGAGGGAGATGGCACGCCGCCGCGAGCAGGAGAGGCGCAGGAGAGAGGCG aTGGCTGACACCATTGACATCAACTTCCAGAGCGACCTGATGGCCATTTTCGAAGAGAATCTGTTCtga
- the LOC123969431 gene encoding bromodomain-containing protein 4-like isoform X4, translating to MGDGLEAGSSHNPPSAPAPLPFNPPPPETWNPSRPKRQTNQLQFLLKEVLKTLWKHHFAWPFQAPVDAIKLGLPDYYKIIKIPMDMGTIKKRLENNYYWNAQECIQDFNTMFTNCYIYNKPGDDIVLMAEALEKVFLHKITEMPQEETEIAVVTKGRRGGRREPALITKSDSGQDSSSPSTTPHTRGFSSPATTPQTRTIPAPQGPPTLTQSLPQAQPLSLPLALPLALPLAQSQPPRVPPTPTSHTPHLGPLFPLSTPDVLAQGMTSVPLPAQTHPGLHPAPMLQSSPALIKQRKSQKRKADTTTPTANDQLSESSPVSAETRPRRESSRPSKQPKKDALQPDSQHHLGGGLETGGTGTQKRQEQLRSCARLVREMLSKKHVAYAWPFYKPVDVKALGLHDYHDIIKHPMDLSTIKKKLDNRQYRDAQEFAADVRLMFSNCYKYNPPDHDVVGMARKLQLKAVHEQLAALSQPQAIKPKKKEREKKEKKKEKHKKKMGAEEPVETPPSVMLQTSKKNKSSKEPIIAKKERKKPGKKEGVKNSRPAVPPQPGPTPLVPSASLEAEDDMDEFGGVSTDKCKPMSYEEKRQLSLDINKLPGDKLGRVVHIIQTREPSLKNSNPDEIEIDFETLKPSTLRELEKYVSSCLKKKKKLSVEKPLETTNVTKMKTGSSSSDSSDSSDSEDSENGLVPKQQKKTSTNKDTKRLHHQSINSGLGPVASQPQIQPQSQPQVVQSKPSFVSPPPITVSVPSLDSSQLLASGFDPLAHFMNPHLTQSNTEPNPTITTAGVSVVSGLLNANTPTVQAHTETHPFLNQHPIIPSPAIHNALPQQPSRPSNRAAPLPPKIPQPPPSSLPSLPPSPSPQLQPSLPLPVPEPVARPRVPSPPSHGILGTLSAQPPQALLEDDEEMTPNSSDIIPLSQVHTLLQSLQARPTPQPLHAHTHSPTQGASQMVPSMHTQAVATSIPALTQRHSSGHAHMRQPFPHPHMSTSQQQKGVALQQKVQQMQQHQQQPSPRSKAEPFSTGCLHESPSPLMMHSPQMPPFHTMGQQSPPQTKKHEQRSNMVSVKKEKPSLSPVLPPSPFSPAMRQDTHKSDTKHRSDLKSLDGSRPGSRLPDSPAPPCSQQDSKIKQEPKTPIAAKKTQDVKLKNMGSWASLAQRSQSTPASSVRSSSDSFEQFRRAAREKEERERQLKAQAEQARREQEKLRRDDDDTMEHTRRAQEDARRRQEQQSPLAPTPPASTPPTHSPQAPPTQPQAPPPSSTPAQNALDQREMARRREQERRRREAMADTIDINFQSDLMAIFEENLF from the exons ATGGGAGACGGACTGGAGGCAGGCAGCAGCCATAACCCTCCCTCGGCCCCAGCGCCTCTCCCCTTCAACCCTCCACCCCCTGAAACATGGAACCCCTCCAGACCCAAACGACAGACCAACCAGCTACAg TTCCTGCTTAAAGAGGTGTTGAAGACGTTATGGAAACATCACTTTGCATGGCCCTTCCAAGCTCCTGTAGATGCCATCAAACTCGGTTTGCCT GACTACTATAAGATCATCAAGATCCCTATGGACATGGGCACGATAAAAAAACGTCTGGAGAACAACTATTACTGGAATGCCCAGGAGTGTATCCAAGACTTCAACACAATGTTCACAAACTGCTACATCTACAACAAG ccTGGGGATGATATTGTCCTAATGGCAGAAGCTTTGGAAAAGGTATTTCTCCACAAGATCACAGAGATGCCGCAGGAAGAGACTGAGATTGCTGTTGTCACCAAGGGACGCCGAGGGGGCAGACGGGAGCCAG CTCTGATCACCAAGTCAGATTCAGGCCAAGACTCATCGTCCCCCTCCACCACCCCACACACACGAGGCTTCTCATCCCCTGCAACCACCCCGCAGACCCGTACGATACCCGCCCCTCAAGGCCCTCCCACCCTAACCCAGTCTCTGCCCCAGGCCCAGCCTCTGTCCCTGCCCCTGGCCCTGCCCCTGGCCCTTCCCCTGGCCCAATCTCAACCCCCCCGCGTGCCTCCTACACCCACCTCCCACACACCCCATTTGGGACCTCTGTTCCCCCTCTCAACACCCGACGTCTTGGCCCAGGGCATGACCTCTGTTCCCCTTCCAGCCCAGACACACCCGGGCCTCCATCCTGCCCCGATGCTGCAGAGCTCCCCTGCCCTCATCAAG CAAAGGAAGAGCCAGAAGAGGAAAGCAGACACCACCACACCCACAGCCAACGACCAGCTCAGTGAATCATCGCCTGTCTCTGCTGAGACTCGGCCACGGCGAGAGAGCAGTCGCCCATCTAAGCAACCCAAAAAAGACGCATTGCAGCCTGACTCTCAGCACCACCTGGGAGGCGGTTTGGAGACTGGAGGGACGGGTACACAGAAGCGTCAGGAACAGTTGCGTTCCTGCGCACGCCTCGTCAGAGAGATGCTGTCTAAGAAACATGTAGCATATGCCTGGCCCTTCTACAAGCCTGTTGATGTAAAAGCTCTTGGCCTGCACGACTACCACGACATCATCAAGCACCCCATGGATCTCAGCACCATCAAG AAAAAGCTGGACAACAGACAATACAGAGACGCACAAGAATTTGCAGCGGACGTCCGGTTGATGTTCTCCAACTGTTATAAGTACAATCCCCCAGACCATGATGTGGTTGGCATGGCACGCAAATTACAG CTTAAAGCTGTCCATGAACAGCTAGCAGCACTTTCCCAGCCCCAGGCCATCAAGCCcaagaagaaagagagggagaagaaggagaagaagaaagaaaagcacaAGAAGAAGATGGGAGCAGAGGAACCTGTGGAGACACCTCCCTCTGTGATGCTTCAGACTTCTAAGAAAAACAAGAGCAGCAAGGAACCAATCATTGcaaagaaggaaaggaaaaagcCTGG TAAGAAAGAAGGAGTTAAAAATAGCCGCCCAGCTGTGCCCCCGCAGCCTGGGCCAACCCCTCTGGTCCCCTCTGCCTCTCTTGAAGCAGAGGATGACATGG ATGAATTCGGGGGGGTTTCCACCGATAAGTGCAAGCCAATGTCATACGAGGAGAAGCGCCAGCTGAGCCTGGACATCAACAAGTTGCCTGGTGACAAACTGGGCCGTGTCGTGCACATAATCCAAACACGTGAACCTTCGCTGAAAAACTCCAACCCGGATGAGATCGAGATTGACTTTGAGACACTGAAACCCTCCACgctgagagagctggagaagTATGTCTCCAGCTGcctcaagaagaagaaaaagctgTCAG TAGAGAAGCCTCTGGAAACCACAAATGTGACAAAGATGAAGACAGGATCCTCATCTTCAGACAGCAGCGACTCCTCTGATAGTGAAGACTCTGAGAATG GGCTGGTTCccaagcagcagaagaagaccTCGACCAACAAAGACACCAAGAGGCTGCACCACCAGTCCATCAATAGCGGACTGGGTCCAGTCGCTTCCCAGCCTCAGATTCAGCCTCAGAGTCAGCCTCAAGTGGTCCAGTCCAAACCATCATTTGTCTCCCCTCCACCTATAACCGTGTCTGTCCCGTCTCTGGACTCCTCCCAGCTGTTGGCCTCTGGATTTGATCCTCTGGCTCACTTTATGAACCCTCACCTGACGCAGTCGAATACAGAGCCCAATCCAACCATTACTACTGCCGGTGTCTCTGTTGTGTCTGGCCTCCTCAATGCAAACACGCCGACTGTCCAGGCGCACACTGAGACGCACCCTTTCTTAAACCAGCATCCCATCATACCTTCACCAG CGATCCACAATGCTCTTCCCCAGCAACCATCAAGACCTAGCAACAGAGCAGCGCCACTTCCTCCAAAAATCCCACAGCCTCCCCCGTCCTCACTCCCCTCCCTACCTCCATCCCCCTCACCCCAGCTTCAGCCCTCACTTCCACTCCCTGTACCCGAGCCCGTCGCCCGCCCCCGCGTCCCTTCACCCCCATCGCATGGCATCTTGGGTACCCTCTCGGCACAACCTCCCCAAGCCCTCCTAGAGGACGACGAAGAGATGACGCCCAACAGCTCTGACATCATTCCCCTCAGTCAAGTTCACACCTTGTTGCAGTCGCTCCAGGCTCGACCCACCCCGCAGCCGctacatgcgcacacacattcaccgACGCAGGGCGCCTCTCAGATGGTTCCATCGATGCACACGCAGGCTGTGGCAACGTCCATCCCTGCCCTGACACAGAGGCACAGCTCAGGCCATGCGCATATGCGGCAGCCGTTCCCACACCCGCACATGTCAACATCGCAGCAGCAGAAGGGGGTGGCCCTGCAGCAGAAGGTACAACAGATGCAGCAACATCAACAGCAGCCATCACCACGCAGCAAAGCAGAGCCTTTCTCAACAG GTTGTCTGCATGAGAGCCCTTCTCCCCTGATGATGCATTCTCCACAGATGCCTCCGTTCCATACAATGGGACAGCAGTCACCCCCACAGACCAAGAAACAT GAGCAGAGATCCAACATGGTGTCGGTCAAAAAAGAGAAGCCTTCACTGTCGCCAGTTCTGCCCCCCTCGCCCTTCAGCCCGGCCATGCgtcaagacacacacaaatctgaCACCAAACACA GATCAGATCTGAAGTCATTGGATGGTTCTCGCCCTGGTTCCCGCCTCCCAGACTCCCCAGCACCACCCTGCTCCCAGCAAGACAGCAAAATTAAGCAAGAGCCCAAGACTCCTATCGCTGCCAAGAAGACTCAg GATGTGAAGTTAAAGAACATGGGTTCTTGGGCTAGCCTGGCTCAGAGGTCCCAGTCCACGCCAGCCTCCTCTGTGCGCTCCTCCAGCGACAGCTTCGAGCAGTTCAGAAGGGCCGCCAGGGAGAAGGAGGAGCGAGAGAGACAGCTGAAAGCACAGGCTGAACAGGCCAGGAGAGAGCAGGAAAAGCTACG ccGTGATGACGACGACACCATGGAACACACTCGTCGAGCGCAAGAAGATGCCCGCCGTCGCCAGGAGCAACAGTCACCGCTTGCTCCCACACCCCCAGCTTCCACCCCGCCCACTCACTCCCCACAGGCCCCACCCACACAGCCACAAGCCCCACCCCCATCCTCCACACCTGCACAGAATGCTCTCGACCAGAGGGAGATGGCACGCCGCCGCGAGCAGGAGAGGCGCAGGAGAGAGGCG aTGGCTGACACCATTGACATCAACTTCCAGAGCGACCTGATGGCCATTTTCGAAGAGAATCTGTTCtga